From Pelosinus fermentans DSM 17108, the proteins below share one genomic window:
- a CDS encoding TonB-dependent siderophore receptor, whose translation MKKYVSRAAQRSLLYTLIGSSLFWHLPAPVYAADETKETAPPTVHSADEQAAEATASQQEFSLEGVEVTANKDAAADKGYVAKRSSVGTKTDTPFEESARSISVITQEQMEARGVTDLFDALGYTPGFSDATYNRDSRFFRANSRGFTDYSIYTDGLRMSVGGFSKSNYDPYSFERIEVLRGPASILYGANSPGGIINQVSKRPTNEQLREIQIQAGNDNQLSGAIDLGGEVNEKSNVLFRLTARTSDEDLPEDYSSAKRQMIAPALTWKPDDDTSLTLLAHYQKDDIKGSYDTNPYRYLPGHELYGYSGTGFYGDPGYDRFIRDDKQIGYIFEHRFNDIWSVTQSARHSDISADFKYLSIDSVTDGIAKRTAYYSQTDLSSNVIDTHFQAKWSSGAVDHTTLLGFDYQNNEYGYIWRSGLAPSLNLNSLNYGQGVTTPTALASWTSADIKIKQTGFYVQDQLKFGQRWTAIAGGRYDQFDQDTRNIKTDEHTRIDQSAFTGRLGLVYDAGGGLFPYISYDESFEGQAGTNRHGKTFDPTTGRQYELGVQYAPENSNIRYSAAIFDLRQQNVLTSDPLNTSNESFQVQTGEVTAQGLELEANIAALKGLNITAAYTYMPKHKVTKNNDAALLGKTTANVPRHSASLWFDTAAPEAMKDERNKGWGFGAGLRYIGSRYDYYNTVTLGGVVLTDALIRYDAGGWRYALNVHNVFDKEYVIGSWTGDNYETVSPGRTFRLTATRRW comes from the coding sequence ATGAAGAAATACGTATCCCGGGCAGCGCAAAGAAGCTTGCTCTATACCCTGATTGGCAGCAGCCTGTTCTGGCATCTGCCTGCGCCCGTTTACGCAGCAGATGAAACAAAGGAAACCGCACCGCCAACAGTACATTCTGCTGATGAACAAGCTGCTGAAGCAACTGCAAGTCAGCAGGAATTTAGTCTGGAAGGCGTGGAAGTTACAGCTAATAAAGATGCTGCTGCCGATAAAGGTTATGTCGCTAAACGCAGCAGTGTCGGAACCAAGACTGACACCCCCTTTGAAGAAAGCGCCCGCTCTATTAGCGTCATTACCCAAGAGCAGATGGAAGCCCGCGGCGTAACCGATCTGTTTGACGCTCTAGGCTACACCCCCGGCTTTAGTGACGCCACCTACAATCGGGATTCTCGGTTCTTCAGGGCCAATAGCCGCGGGTTCACCGACTATTCCATTTATACGGATGGCTTGCGCATGTCAGTTGGAGGCTTTTCTAAGTCCAATTACGACCCCTATAGTTTTGAACGCATCGAGGTATTGCGCGGCCCGGCTAGTATTCTCTACGGGGCCAACAGCCCTGGAGGGATTATCAATCAGGTCTCCAAACGCCCCACCAACGAACAACTGCGAGAAATTCAAATCCAAGCCGGCAACGACAACCAGCTTAGTGGAGCCATTGATCTAGGTGGTGAAGTGAATGAAAAAAGCAATGTGCTCTTCCGGCTGACTGCCCGTACTTCCGACGAAGACTTGCCAGAAGACTACAGCAGCGCTAAGCGGCAAATGATCGCCCCTGCTCTGACCTGGAAACCTGACGATGATACCAGCCTGACCCTTCTGGCTCATTACCAGAAAGACGATATCAAAGGCAGCTACGATACCAATCCGTACCGCTACTTACCCGGACACGAGCTATACGGCTACTCCGGTACCGGTTTTTACGGTGATCCGGGCTATGACCGCTTTATCAGAGATGATAAGCAAATCGGCTATATTTTTGAGCACCGCTTTAACGATATCTGGTCGGTAACCCAAAGTGCCCGTCACTCAGACATTTCCGCAGATTTCAAATACCTGTCGATAGACAGCGTAACGGATGGTATCGCCAAACGTACAGCATATTATTCTCAAACCGATCTCAGCTCTAATGTCATTGATACTCACTTTCAGGCGAAATGGTCCAGCGGTGCAGTAGACCATACCACTTTATTAGGCTTTGATTATCAAAATAATGAATATGGCTATATCTGGCGGTCAGGTTTAGCGCCATCTCTTAACCTTAACAGCCTAAACTACGGACAAGGGGTTACGACTCCCACTGCATTAGCCTCCTGGACTTCGGCAGATATCAAAATTAAGCAAACCGGCTTCTATGTCCAGGATCAGCTAAAATTCGGTCAACGCTGGACAGCAATTGCCGGCGGTCGTTACGACCAATTCGACCAAGACACGCGCAATATCAAAACGGATGAACACACTCGCATTGACCAAAGCGCCTTTACCGGTCGCCTAGGACTGGTTTATGATGCTGGCGGCGGGCTGTTCCCTTATATCAGCTATGATGAATCCTTTGAGGGCCAGGCCGGCACAAACCGCCACGGCAAAACCTTTGATCCAACCACTGGCCGCCAATACGAACTGGGCGTGCAATACGCACCGGAAAATAGCAATATCCGCTATAGCGCCGCCATTTTCGACTTGCGCCAGCAAAATGTTTTAACTAGCGATCCATTAAATACATCAAACGAAAGTTTTCAAGTTCAAACTGGCGAAGTCACCGCTCAGGGCCTGGAACTAGAAGCTAATATTGCCGCTCTAAAAGGTCTTAATATTACTGCTGCCTACACCTACATGCCCAAACATAAAGTGACCAAAAACAACGATGCTGCTCTTCTTGGCAAGACCACAGCAAACGTCCCGAGGCACAGTGCCTCCCTCTGGTTCGATACCGCTGCGCCAGAAGCAATGAAAGATGAAAGAAATAAAGGCTGGGGCTTTGGCGCAGGCCTGCGCTATATTGGCTCCCGGTATGATTATTATAATACCGTTACATTAGGCGGCGTCGTACTGACCGATGCCCTAATCCGCTATGACGCCGGCGGCTGGCGCTACGCCCTCAATGTTCACAATGTGTTTGACAAAGAATATGTCATCGGCTCCTGGACCGGTGATAACTATGAAACCGTCAGTCCCGGCCGCACTTTCAGATTGACAGCCACCCGCCGCTGGTAG
- a CDS encoding helix-turn-helix transcriptional regulator, which yields MGTNEYFSGNRELAAQLGCMTDSQNHGIVYRLPPEIRDNWLVDVHPKPGLILSNVYFTLSQPVSRVYDIEQPGLWLCSFARGDVTILEKGKKSKRLQPGIHLLVNQGQSFKITFGSSEPIWYTAAWIFSDFIAKYLKDREWEEPLTLADALSWPSHYYNTPELVMLFEQLKYGIRNTDKPLMYFEVKIMEILSAILSSVQFEGYSEKFFQKERPKYVTYQNKKFLWQVKTEIDKDILVPPSVKQLAAIAEMGTTKLRQLFKSYYGVTIDGYVRQEKMNYALRLLSHDDMSVQNISTFLGYGCPSRFTAAFKKIHGFTPQQFRKSLTL from the coding sequence ATGGGTACTAATGAATATTTTAGCGGTAACCGCGAATTGGCGGCGCAGCTGGGCTGCATGACAGACAGCCAAAATCATGGAATTGTCTATCGGCTGCCCCCGGAAATAAGGGACAACTGGCTGGTAGATGTTCATCCTAAGCCTGGTTTGATTCTCAGCAACGTTTACTTTACACTGTCACAGCCGGTCAGCAGAGTGTATGACATTGAGCAGCCCGGTCTATGGCTGTGCTCCTTTGCCCGAGGTGATGTTACTATCTTAGAAAAGGGCAAGAAAAGCAAACGGCTGCAACCCGGCATCCATTTGTTGGTCAACCAAGGGCAGTCATTTAAAATTACGTTTGGCAGTTCAGAGCCCATTTGGTACACCGCGGCTTGGATTTTCTCTGATTTCATTGCCAAATATCTAAAAGACAGGGAATGGGAAGAGCCTCTTACACTGGCTGATGCTTTAAGCTGGCCAAGCCATTACTACAATACCCCTGAACTGGTTATGCTGTTCGAACAGCTTAAATATGGTATCAGAAATACTGACAAACCTCTGATGTATTTTGAAGTTAAGATTATGGAGATCCTGTCCGCCATTTTGAGTAGCGTTCAGTTTGAAGGGTATTCGGAAAAGTTTTTTCAAAAAGAACGTCCTAAGTACGTTACTTATCAAAACAAAAAATTTCTCTGGCAGGTCAAAACTGAAATTGATAAGGATATTCTGGTGCCGCCTTCAGTTAAGCAGTTGGCAGCTATTGCCGAAATGGGGACAACCAAACTGCGTCAGTTGTTTAAGTCTTACTATGGCGTGACCATCGATGGCTATGTACGGCAAGAGAAAATGAATTATGCATTGCGGCTGTTATCCCATGACGACATGAGCGTACAAAATATCAGCACTTTTCTAGGATATGGATGCCCTAGTCGGTTTACGGCAGCTTTTAAAAAAATCCACGGTTTCACACCCCAGCAGTTTCGGAAGTCACTGACTTTGTAA
- a CDS encoding TonB-dependent siderophore receptor, with translation MTRNCFAIISHKLASAGTKTDTPLEETARSISVVTKEQMDARGVTDLFDALSYTPGFSDSTYNRDARRFTAQIRGFNNDFVTHTDGLRMLQGAGVANPNYDTYSFERIEVLRGPAGILYGAGNPGGIINQVSKRPTSEQLREIQLQTGSNNLFSGAIDLGGTVNDQDNVQFRLTARASDENTSMDYGRAERHFIAPALTWKPDDATSLTILAHYQQDDIKGSFDINPYRYLPSHGLYNYSGTGFYGEPGYDRYTRNDKEIGYIFEHRFNDTWSVTQSARHSDIDEVSRIIYVDSVTNGIASRSAEYITADLSANSIDTHFQADWSSGAVKHVTLLGFDYQNTGYDYNYAWGSIADLDLTAMNYGQTVTDPDFTFMRKYKVKQAGWYLQDQLKFGQNWTAIIGGRYDRYDSDMLNRKTKAHTRINQNAFTGRLGLVYDAGNGLFPYLSYDESFEGQAGNDRYGKAFDPTTGRQYEAGVQYTPANSNARFTAAIFDLRKQNVATADPLNAPGQSFQIQTGEIAAQGLELEASIAAMKGLNLIAAYTYMPKHEITKDTVAANIGRRTANVSKHSASLWLDTATPRDEQGNVEQGWSFGAGLRYIGSRYDYSNAVKLGGVVLTDAMVRYDVDGWRYAFNVHNLFDKEYVTGSFTSDGYEYISPGRTFRLTATYRW, from the coding sequence CTGACCAGAAATTGCTTTGCTATAATTAGCCACAAGTTAGCCAGTGCCGGCACCAAAACCGACACACCTCTTGAGGAAACCGCCCGTTCCATCAGCGTGGTTACCAAGGAGCAAATGGATGCCCGCGGTGTTACCGACTTGTTTGATGCCTTAAGTTATACACCGGGATTCAGCGACTCAACTTATAATCGGGATGCTCGACGCTTTACAGCTCAAATCCGTGGCTTCAACAACGATTTTGTTACTCACACGGATGGTCTGCGAATGCTCCAGGGAGCTGGTGTCGCAAATCCCAACTATGATACCTATAGCTTTGAACGAATTGAGGTGCTGCGCGGCCCTGCCGGAATTCTCTACGGCGCTGGAAATCCTGGAGGCATCATCAATCAGGTCTCCAAACGGCCGACCAGTGAACAGCTAAGAGAAATCCAGCTCCAAACAGGCAGCAATAACCTGTTCAGTGGAGCCATTGATCTGGGGGGTACGGTAAATGACCAGGATAATGTACAATTCCGGCTGACCGCCCGCGCCTCTGATGAAAATACATCAATGGACTATGGCAGAGCCGAGAGGCATTTTATCGCTCCCGCCCTGACCTGGAAGCCTGATGATGCCACCAGCCTGACCATCCTGGCACATTACCAGCAAGACGACATCAAGGGCTCATTCGACATCAATCCGTACCGTTACCTGCCAAGTCACGGATTATACAACTACTCCGGCACCGGTTTTTACGGCGAGCCCGGTTATGACCGATACACTCGAAACGATAAGGAAATCGGCTATATTTTTGAACACCGTTTTAACGATACTTGGTCAGTAACCCAAAGCGCCCGTCACTCAGATATTGATGAGGTTTCCAGGATTATTTACGTAGATAGCGTAACTAATGGCATCGCCAGCCGCTCAGCAGAATACATTACTGCCGACTTGAGCGCCAATAGTATTGATACGCACTTTCAAGCCGACTGGTCCAGTGGCGCAGTAAAACATGTTACACTCCTTGGCTTTGATTACCAAAATACCGGCTACGACTATAACTACGCCTGGGGCAGCATAGCAGACCTTGATCTTACTGCCATGAACTACGGCCAGACGGTCACCGATCCAGATTTCACTTTTATGCGAAAATACAAAGTAAAGCAAGCCGGCTGGTATCTCCAGGATCAACTTAAATTTGGACAGAACTGGACAGCAATTATCGGCGGCCGCTATGACCGTTATGACAGTGATATGCTAAACCGCAAAACGAAAGCCCATACCCGCATTAACCAAAATGCCTTTACCGGTCGCCTGGGACTGGTTTATGATGCTGGCAATGGATTATTTCCTTACCTCAGTTATGATGAATCCTTTGAAGGTCAGGCTGGAAACGACCGCTACGGCAAAGCCTTTGACCCGACCACTGGCCGGCAATATGAAGCAGGCGTACAATATACACCGGCAAACAGCAACGCCCGCTTCACTGCCGCAATTTTTGATCTGCGCAAACAAAATGTAGCGACTGCCGACCCACTAAATGCCCCTGGTCAATCTTTTCAAATCCAGACTGGAGAAATTGCCGCCCAGGGACTGGAACTGGAAGCCAGTATTGCGGCTATGAAAGGCTTAAATCTTATCGCCGCCTATACCTACATGCCCAAACATGAAATCACCAAAGACACCGTTGCCGCAAATATTGGCCGCCGGACAGCCAATGTCTCTAAACACAGTGCTTCCCTCTGGCTCGACACTGCCACCCCACGGGATGAGCAGGGAAACGTGGAGCAAGGCTGGAGCTTTGGAGCAGGACTTCGCTACATTGGCTCACGTTACGACTATTCCAATGCCGTCAAGCTGGGCGGCGTGGTACTAACCGACGCCATGGTCCGCTATGACGTCGACGGCTGGCGCTATGCCTTCAATGTGCACAATTTGTTTGACAAAGAATATGTCACCGGCTCCTTTACTAGTGATGGCTATGAATATATCAGCCCAGGCCGCACTTTCCGGCTGACAGCTACGTACAGGTGGTAA
- a CDS encoding helix-turn-helix transcriptional regulator codes for MGTNEYYSGNRELAVQLGCSVKKYRTKGIKYILPPENGDSWLIDVHPAPGLFVTDAYFSLHQPVTRIYEIEQPGLWLFSLSTGDVTIMEQGKKSRRLQRGIHLLVNQGKPCKVIFGSSETICYTSTWIFADFLADYLKERGRGEELRVEDALTWLSHFYNTPEVLMAFEQLKYTIRISIAPFMYYESKIIEILSLILCGVQNQGYSEMFIAPKRPKHLTYQNIKLLWRVKEELDKDILSPPNVEQLARIAGMGTTKLRQAFKVYYKLTIADYVRQEKMNYALRLLSNDEMSVQNISTFLGYASPSKFTVAFKRVHGFTPRDARKTFNI; via the coding sequence ATGGGAACGAATGAGTATTACAGTGGCAACAGAGAATTGGCAGTGCAATTAGGCTGTTCTGTAAAGAAATATCGTACAAAAGGAATAAAATATATCCTGCCGCCGGAAAACGGTGATAGTTGGCTGATTGATGTTCATCCTGCGCCCGGCTTGTTTGTTACGGATGCTTATTTCAGTCTGCATCAGCCGGTTACCCGGATCTATGAGATTGAGCAGCCTGGCTTGTGGTTGTTTTCCCTGTCAACTGGTGATGTGACGATTATGGAGCAGGGGAAAAAAAGCAGACGCCTGCAGCGTGGCATTCACTTACTGGTTAATCAAGGCAAGCCATGTAAGGTGATTTTTGGCAGTTCGGAAACCATCTGCTATACCAGTACCTGGATTTTCGCTGATTTTCTTGCTGACTATCTTAAGGAACGGGGCCGGGGGGAAGAGCTGAGGGTAGAGGATGCCCTAACCTGGCTAAGCCACTTTTATAATACACCTGAGGTTCTGATGGCCTTTGAACAGCTTAAATATACAATTCGAATTTCCATTGCACCCTTTATGTATTATGAAAGTAAAATCATTGAAATTCTGTCGCTCATTCTGTGTGGTGTGCAGAATCAAGGTTATTCGGAGATGTTTATAGCACCAAAGCGGCCCAAGCACCTGACGTATCAAAATATCAAACTCCTTTGGCGGGTTAAGGAAGAACTGGACAAGGATATTTTGTCTCCGCCTAATGTAGAGCAGCTGGCTCGTATTGCGGGGATGGGCACAACTAAGCTGCGTCAGGCATTCAAAGTATATTATAAGTTGACCATTGCCGATTATGTGCGCCAAGAAAAAATGAATTACGCGCTGCGCTTATTGTCCAATGATGAGATGAGTGTTCAAAATATCAGTACTTTTTTGGGTTATGCAAGCCCCAGTAAGTTTACCGTTGCATTTAAGAGAGTGCATGGGTTTACACCCCGGGATGCCAGGAAGACGTTTAATATTTAA